The window GGCCACGGCTGCCAATGTTGAGGCAGTGGCGGGGTTTCTGGAGGGGCTTCGTGTGCGCGGGTCGCGGGTGCCTGTGGTACTTGACCCGGTGCTCCGGTCAAGCTCGGGCAGGGACCTGCTCGATGCGGAGGGCGTGCGCGTTATGCGCGATCGGCTGCTCCCGATTGTGGACTGGGTGACGCCGAATCTGGAAGAGTTGGGGACACTGGCGGGGCGGATCGTGATGCAGAAGGAAGATCTGCCGGCGGCGGCGCGTGATCTGCAGGCAATCGGAAGGGGATTGAACGTGGTAGCAACGGGTGGGCATCTGATTCCTCCGGACGACCTGCTGGTGCGAACTGGAGGAGAGATGGACTGGCTGCCGGGGGAGCAGATTGTGAGCCGTTCGACGCATGGGACAGGGTGTGCGTTTTCGAGTGCGCTGCTGAGCAGGCTGGTGCTGGGAGACTCGGGGCTGGCCGCGGCGATGATGGCGAAGCGCTATGTGGCCGAGGCGATTCGGACGGCTGAACCGATGGGTAAGGGGATTGGGCCAGTGAATCATCTCTGGCCACTGCGGGAGGAGTAGGTGGCTTCTCGATCGCAGTGTGTTGAAGGAGACGCGTGGGATCCTTCGCTGCGCTGATCGCCGATTTCCTGATATCTCGATTCAAAACTTCCATTTGAAATATCACGAGCTTTCTTTTAACGACTTCATCTTTCCGCTTCCTGAAATGGACCTGTTGAAGGTGTTGAGGAGGCACGTTTCGTTGTGGAGTTTGGATGCCCGAATAGGGAATTGGCGGATGGTCTGTCGATCTCTGTGAGGTCGCTGTCAGCGCGGCTGCGTAAGGTAGAACCGATTTGGTCTTGTGATGATATTTCGAAATGATGCCGGAGGAGGCTTGGCCGATAGGAGGTAGGACGGAGGTTTTAAGACTCATGGCCACAGTAGCTTTTCCAGGCTCGTTTCAGCCGGCATCCACACAACGGAAGCCTAAGCATCTACCCAGTTTTTCGCCGGGCAATCCGGCCCCGCAGCAAGCGGATCTGACCATACACCGGATCACGAAGAGTCATCACGGACGCACGCTGCTGCTATTAGGTCACGCGACCGAATACCTCGCGAACTCCCGCCGGTTTTCGATGCTGAGTTACGACGACAGCGCCGATGAAGAAGCAATTCACATCTTGATGGGACTGAGTCGACAGGTCTTCGAGGAGTTCGCTGACCAGACTACAAAGAGGCGGCGGATAGGGAATCGATTGATTGAGCGCGCTGTTCGCTGGTTGGAGTAGTGGCCGGTTTCAGAATCGGAGTTCGCCGAGTGCAGAGCTGGCCCTTCGCCTGCTACGCTGAAGGAGTATGTCACTTCAATTGGTTTTGAATGGTCAGGCTCGCACCTTCGACGCGCTGCAGCAATCTGCCAACGTTGAGCAACTCGTCGAAGAGTTGGGGCTGAAGGGTGACCGGGTCGCGGTGGAGCACAACGGAGAGATCGTTCCACGTTCGAGTTGGACGAAGACCGAACTGAGAAGCGGGGATCGGCTTGAGGTAGTTCATTTTGTAGGTGGCGGGTTGTAGATCGTTCGTATGCTTGCCTATTTCTGCAGATAGACGTTTGCGAGGCGGAATGGTTTTTGACCATAGTTTTCTATGACGAGTTCGTTCTTCTTGTTGAACTGAATCTTGCAGACCGGGGCTAACTTGCCCGTCCCCTTGCCATTCTTATCGACATCAAGCACCACAATGCCGAATTGATAGTCGGTCGAGCGGCCGTTTCGATAGAGCTCGCCGAAGGACATGCGGCGATTTGTGACCATAACGATATGCAGGCCGCCATCTGCGGTAGGGCGGTACCGGGCAAATCGAAAGCCATTACCTACGAAGCCGACGGGAGCTATCCGGCCGACGTCTTCGGTCTTGTCCATCGCGCTGACAAGACCGTCTGGGCCTTTCTCTTTGAGAACGGAGATGTCGTCTTTGACCTGATCGTCAGTTGTCCAGCCAGTAATGTAGACAGTAAGGCCAAAGCTCTTGCCAGCCATCGACCCGGCTTGACCGAAGGCGGTCGCCGAGAACTGTCTTGGCAGGTCTGAGAGCGGCCTGGTATCGCCATCTTGGGCGTACGCCTTGGCGTACATGCATACGAGGAGAACAGGCAGGAGTGTCGTCACCAGAAATGTCTTGAACCGCATACTTTTTCTCCCGACCCACGAGCCTAGAGGATCTTCGATGGCGTTGTTGGGATTAGAAATTTTGATCGGTACAAGCGTAGATCCCAGCAGACGATCGCGCAGCTAGTAGTTCTAGTAGGCAAGCGGACGGCACGCAGGGCACTGCACCAATTCATGTTGGCGAACCGATAACCTGAGCTTTCTAAGTAATTTACCGACAACATGAGAAGAACTACTCCAGGCTAGCTTTTCACTGTACATAATATGTGTTATCGGACATACAAGATAACGTTCCTCTTGCTCGAAGCTCTCAAGCCTCAGCCCCACTGAGTCAAATGCTGCCGGTCCAACTGCCGGGTCCAACTGCCAGCTGCCGTCGCAGCACAGCAGACCGAAGAGCGACTTGATCTGCGCCCCTTGCGAATTCGTACCGTCTCGTGGGCATGTTGAGATCCTAAGGATTAAGGAACTTCAAACCGCTTCCCTGTTATTTACGCTCTCCGAGTTGTCGCGTCATCTTCCAGACTCAGGAATAAAAAACCCCATTTCGGTGTCTCTTATTTGACGCTTATGAGCGACAAACTGTCACGAGAGGACAAGCTTACTTTTGACAAATAGAAACGGACTGCGGACGACGGTGAGATTCGATCCGCGCCAGGACGTTCCGCGTGCAGTCGACAATCTGCGCGCTGACAATCGCCCGTCGAGCGCCGCGAACAAGTTAAAACGCAGTCCCGGCGAAGGCAATCCATACCCCATGGAACCGGACAACGGTAAACCCACCGACTGGTGCCGCTCTTCCTCACGCACCAGTCGGAGCATCCGGGGGAACCTGCGTGATCTTTAATTCTTTAGTCTTCGTCGTATTCTTCGCTATTGTTCTCTTCCTCCATGCCATGCCATTTTCTTGGCGAGTCAAGAAGACGAACCTCCTTATCGCCAGCTACATCTTCTACGCGGCCTGGAATCCTCCCTTTGTCATCCTTCTCTGGCTGTCCACCGTGGT is drawn from Edaphobacter lichenicola and contains these coding sequences:
- the thiS gene encoding sulfur carrier protein ThiS, which gives rise to MSLQLVLNGQARTFDALQQSANVEQLVEELGLKGDRVAVEHNGEIVPRSSWTKTELRSGDRLEVVHFVGGGL
- the thiD gene encoding bifunctional hydroxymethylpyrimidine kinase/phosphomethylpyrimidine kinase; this encodes MLTVLTIAGFDPSSGAGVTADLMVFAAHGLFGTSCITSLTVQSTVGVRASSAVPTELVRDTLDCLQSDLPAAGIKIGMLATAANVEAVAGFLEGLRVRGSRVPVVLDPVLRSSSGRDLLDAEGVRVMRDRLLPIVDWVTPNLEELGTLAGRIVMQKEDLPAAARDLQAIGRGLNVVATGGHLIPPDDLLVRTGGEMDWLPGEQIVSRSTHGTGCAFSSALLSRLVLGDSGLAAAMMAKRYVAEAIRTAEPMGKGIGPVNHLWPLREE